The following are from one region of the Stigmatella ashevillena genome:
- a CDS encoding DnaJ domain-containing protein, with the protein MPELVDLAPELQRDIIEFERKQEGQDYFTQLGLRPGASTDEVKRAFLELSKRYHPDRFGGKNLGSFRARIERIFRRVAEAHTVLTQPERRAAYLREHPELSGAPPAPPARPTPAPPTPAPAAPLSPLDEERRAERQSRLTRHPYLARTHRLTELLTRGKAALDRGDFEQATKDLNQALAVDSKNREASTLLGEVRRRNEAQRGKQEFEQGLAEEKQQNLAAALEFYRKACSLDPQHVEAAFRAARVSRVLGADWNEQRVHAQRAVELAPDRIPQRLLLAQILMDGKAGNIAKRHLEEVLKLDPKNAEASALLRKARWPF; encoded by the coding sequence ATGCCTGAGTTGGTGGACCTCGCGCCTGAACTCCAGAGAGACATCATCGAGTTCGAGCGGAAGCAGGAGGGACAGGATTACTTCACCCAGCTCGGGCTGCGTCCAGGGGCCTCCACCGACGAGGTGAAGCGGGCGTTCCTCGAACTGTCGAAGCGCTACCATCCCGATCGTTTTGGCGGGAAGAACCTGGGCTCTTTCCGGGCGCGCATCGAGCGCATCTTCCGGCGTGTGGCCGAGGCCCACACCGTCCTCACCCAGCCCGAGCGCCGCGCGGCCTACCTCCGGGAGCATCCCGAGCTGTCCGGTGCCCCCCCGGCTCCGCCCGCCCGCCCGACGCCCGCGCCGCCGACTCCGGCCCCCGCGGCCCCTCTCTCGCCACTGGATGAAGAGCGGCGGGCCGAGCGCCAGTCACGGCTCACCCGCCACCCCTATCTGGCACGCACCCACCGTCTCACCGAGCTCCTGACACGGGGCAAGGCGGCGCTGGATCGGGGGGATTTCGAGCAGGCCACCAAAGACTTGAACCAGGCGCTGGCGGTGGACTCGAAGAACCGCGAGGCGTCCACGCTGCTGGGGGAGGTCCGAAGGCGGAACGAGGCGCAGCGCGGGAAGCAGGAGTTCGAGCAGGGGCTGGCAGAGGAGAAGCAGCAGAACCTCGCCGCGGCCCTGGAGTTCTACCGGAAGGCCTGTTCCCTGGACCCTCAGCACGTCGAGGCCGCTTTCCGGGCGGCCCGGGTCTCCCGTGTGCTCGGGGCGGACTGGAACGAGCAGCGCGTTCATGCGCAGCGGGCGGTCGAACTGGCGCCTGATCGCATCCCCCAGCGGCTGCTGCTGGCCCAGATCCTCATGGATGGGAAGGCCGGCAACATCGCTAAGCGCCACCTGGAGGAGGTGCTGAAGCTGGACCCGAAGAACGCCGAGGCCAGTGCCCTGCTGCGCAAGGCACGCTGGCCGTTCTGA
- a CDS encoding aspartate aminotransferase family protein, producing MRGTDLQTPKTDPTPAIPAPTSSQAPSGAWIDKAKAHLLQNYKQQPIVLVRGRGSRVWDADGRQYLDLLGGIATCALGHCHPELVAAVKAQVETLWHVSNAFYSEPQIELAAQLTALSGLPRAFFCNSGAEANEALIKLARRVMKDRGTPERFEVLTFENSFHGRTLATVTATGQSKYQKGFEPLPAGFLHAPYGDLEAVRQKVGPQTAAILVEPVQGEGGVRAAPPGFLKALRALCDEQGILLLVDEVQTGMGRTGKLFAFQHDGIQPDAISLAKALGNGLPIGAMLCSEALGKSLPSGTHGSTFGGNLVSATAANVVVRLIREPQMLREVTEKGEYLMVRGRELQARLPTIVQDVRGRGLLIGVELNQEVAPIITRCREQGLLLNAAGDKTLRFAPAFTVTREELDEGMRILERVLTPA from the coding sequence ATGAGAGGAACCGACTTGCAGACTCCCAAGACCGATCCCACCCCCGCCATTCCGGCGCCGACTTCCTCGCAGGCCCCGAGTGGAGCGTGGATCGACAAGGCCAAGGCTCACCTGCTGCAGAACTACAAGCAGCAGCCCATCGTCTTGGTCCGGGGTCGGGGCTCGCGGGTCTGGGATGCCGATGGACGTCAGTACTTGGATCTGCTGGGTGGAATCGCCACGTGTGCGCTCGGGCACTGCCACCCCGAGCTCGTCGCCGCCGTGAAGGCGCAGGTGGAGACCCTGTGGCACGTCTCCAATGCCTTCTACTCGGAGCCGCAGATCGAGCTGGCTGCCCAGCTCACCGCGCTCTCGGGGCTGCCGCGGGCCTTCTTTTGCAACTCGGGGGCGGAGGCCAACGAGGCGCTCATCAAGCTGGCGCGCCGGGTGATGAAGGACCGGGGGACGCCCGAGCGCTTCGAGGTCCTCACGTTCGAGAATTCGTTCCACGGCCGCACGCTGGCCACCGTCACCGCCACCGGCCAGTCCAAGTACCAGAAAGGCTTCGAGCCGCTGCCCGCGGGCTTCCTCCACGCCCCGTACGGGGACCTGGAGGCGGTGCGCCAGAAGGTGGGTCCTCAGACCGCCGCCATTCTGGTGGAGCCCGTGCAGGGCGAGGGTGGGGTGCGCGCCGCCCCTCCGGGTTTCCTCAAGGCCCTGCGCGCGCTGTGTGACGAGCAGGGGATTCTGCTGCTCGTGGACGAGGTGCAGACGGGCATGGGTCGCACCGGCAAGCTCTTCGCCTTCCAGCACGACGGCATCCAGCCCGATGCCATCAGCTTGGCGAAGGCGCTCGGCAATGGGCTGCCCATCGGGGCGATGCTCTGCTCGGAAGCGCTGGGCAAGAGCCTTCCTTCCGGCACCCATGGCTCCACGTTTGGCGGAAACCTCGTGTCGGCCACCGCCGCCAACGTCGTGGTCCGCCTCATCCGCGAGCCGCAGATGCTCCGCGAGGTGACGGAGAAGGGCGAATACCTCATGGTCCGAGGCCGTGAGCTCCAGGCCCGGCTGCCCACGATCGTGCAGGATGTGCGCGGCCGGGGGCTGCTCATCGGCGTTGAGCTCAACCAGGAGGTGGCGCCCATCATCACCCGGTGCCGGGAGCAGGGCTTGCTGCTGAATGCCGCGGGTGACAAGACGCTTCGCTTCGCGCCCGCCTTCACCGTCACCCGGGAAGAGCTGGACGAGGGGATGCGCATCCTCGAGCGGGTCTTGACCCCCGCCTGA